The genomic window tccagtccatagggttgttgttactgtagactgctctgctccagtccataggggttgttgttactgtagactgctctgctccagtcctagggttgttgttactgtagactgctctgctccagtccatagggttgttgttactgtagactgctctgctccagtccatagggttgttgttactgtagactgctctgctccagtccatagggttgttgttactgtagactgctctgctccagtccatagggttgttgttactgtagactgctctgctccagtccatagggttgttgttactgtagactgctctgctccagtccatagggttgttgttactgtagactgctctgctccagtccatagggttgttgttactgtagactgctctgctccagtcaatagggttgttgttactgtagactgctctgctccagtccatagggttgttgttactgtagactgctctgctccagtccatagggttgttgttactgtagactgctctgctccagtccatagggttgttgttactgtagactgctctgctccagtccatagggttgttgttgttgtattatgGATAAGAGAAGAACCAACAGAGCCCTGGTGCGTCATACAGCCAACATTCTAATGACCCTTCACCAACAGGAAATGACAATAATAGCACCTCATCTTGTTCAATAgacagaggggtgtgtgtgtgtatgtgtgtgtgtgtgtgtgtgtgtgtgtgtgtcctgctcaGCTATGGTGCAGGTTTGTAGTCTGCTGTGTTGTGGGGAGGTTAATTAAAAAACAGTGACACCTCTTTTTAAGTTTCGTGTGTATGCCAGTAAGAACGGGGGACTCAGAATTCAACATACTGCAGAAGGTTGTTCTGATGGAATCTGAAGCAGAACGGTAAAGGAAAGCATATGGGCATGTATAATAAACTACTTTAGAGTCTATTATGGTAATAGTTATGGTAGTAATCTCACTCCAGTATGCATTTGCTGAGTGGCCAGAACCACAGTGGCATAGATGGTAGTTCCCACACTCTCTAGAATGACTTGTATAATTCATATTCATATTAATCATACCAGTATATCTATGGAAATTACCTCCCATAACAGACTGAGACTCCTCGCAGGGAACGGAAGCAGTGTGTAATGGCTGTGTAATATCTGCAAATGAGGACAAGTTAGGTCTCTGGTGGGGTCCTCACTCATGGACAATACTAGTTCCTTTAAGCTAAGTTTAGGCCTAGGGTTCAGAGAGTGTGGCATTACTGGCATATGcaatggtgtaaagtacttaagtatatttgagcaattacatttacttttgatacttaagtatatttaaaaacaaattatatttttattcaagtagtattttactgggtgactcacttttacttgagtcattttctagtaAAGTATATTTTACTTTGACTCATTTATGACATTTGATGGAGTTGCTGTACTGCAGCTGTATGTGGTGAGAATGTTGACCACTAGGTGGCTCTCAGCTCTTATGCCTCTGCTGTCTGCTCCCTCAGTGTCTGTCTCAAACTGGACTGTACAACACAATGATGCAATTATGTGCATGGTCAGTGGTGCAGTACTTTGATGCCATGGCACCAGGGACAACGGGTTTTTACCTCAGTCCTACCTCAGTCGTCAGTCTCAATCATTTGCACTCTGAATATATGATGGCTATATTACATTTAGCACTTTAACAGTCAAGTATCTATACCATATCTACTTTAACAGTCAAGTATCTATACCATATCTACTTTAACAGTCAAGTATCTATACCATATCTACTTTAACAGTCAAGTATCTATACCATATCTACTTTAACAGTCATGTATCTGTACCATATCTACTTCACATCAATGCTCCCCCACACAAATCCACATATATAACTCAGAATGATAGTTTGTTTTCTCACAAGGTTATAGCAAGAGAAAACCTATTCCGTCCTGTCGCATCAATTCCCTTGAGATAGTTCAAACAAAGACTAAAAAAATGATTTTCCTCTCAACTCTGCAGACTGATTTCACCGGGGAATCATTTTAAAGGTCACCCCAAAACCCACAGTTTTTTCTCTGTTTTGGTAAGGCTTTTTCAGAGACGAATGCGTGCTGCCTCATCACCTCCCCTCCATGCTGTGAGGACCCCTCCCCTCCCCGAGGACCCCTCCCCTCCCTGTGATAACTAAGCAGCATCCTCCATCTCAGTTAACATCCTGTGTGAACCTGACAGCAGCACAGGCAGGAAATAGAGTCGGCCTAAATGATCCATCCGCTACACATTTACTTTATCTCAATTAATCTTTCCATTattcctcacctccttctcaaccgtattggaggagaaggtccaagGTCCCCCGTCATAGGCCTTCTTCTCCAATGCGCTTTGAGGACgcggtgaggagagaggatgcgaggaaCCGAGGAAAGATTAATTGAGAAAGCGTCGATGAGTAGCGTATGGGCCTCGTCTCGTGTGCTGCTATCCCCTTCATGTTGTGTCTGAAACCATATAATACATGTTGTCCATGTATCGTTTATCCCACAGGACCAGACCTAAAGAGGGACAAGAGGCTTGTTTAGGGACAAAGGATGTAAGGGTGTTGGCAAGAGAAGCAAAGCCTTTTATCGAGTCCCTCCTGCATGCCTTGATCATGTGGCCGTGCCCAGCATGAGGTGAGACGAggtgagatgagagaggagacactactactacaactactgctactagtactcctactactactgctactgctactactgctgcttctactactgctacttctactactgctgctgctactactactactactactactactactactactactactataataatatgccatttagcagacgcttttatccaaagcgacttatagtcatgcgtgcatacatttttgtgtatgggtggtcccggggatcgaacccattaccttggcgttacaagcgccgtgctctaccagctgagctacagaggaccactactactgctactgctgctactactgctactactactactgtttctactgctactactactactgctactactactactgctactactactactactactactactactactactactactactactactgctgctactgctactgctactgctactgctgctgctgctactgctactgctactgctactgctactgctgctactactgctactgctactactgctactgctactgctactgctactgctactgctactgctactgctactgctactgctgctactgctactgctactgctgctactgctactgctattactactactgctactgctactactactgctactgctactgctactgctgctactactgtttctactgctactaatactactgctactactactactactactactactactactactactactactactactactactgctactctgctactgctactactactactactactactactgctactgctactgctactgctactgctactgctactgctactactactgctactgctactgctactgctactgctactgctactgctactgctactgctacttctactgctactactattactactactgctactgctactgctactgctactactactgctactgctactgctgctactactgtttctactgctactaatactactgctactactactactactactactactactactgctacgctactactgctactactactactactactactactgctactgctactactactgctgctactactactgctactactaccactgctactactactactgctactactactgctactactactactgctactgctactactgctactactaccgcttctaccactactactgctactactactgctactactactgctaccgctattacaactactgctactactactactactactgctactactactactactgctactactactactactactactacacctactcattcaagggtttttctttatttttactattttctacaatgtagaataatagtgaagacatcacatatgtaatcatgtagtaaccaaaaaagtgttaaacaaatgaaaatatattttatatttgcgattcttcaaatagccaccatttgctttgatgacagctttgcacactcttggcattctctggtacccttccccagatctgtgcctcgacacaatcctgtctcggagctctacggacaattccttccacctcatggcttgctttttgctctgacatgcactgtcagctgtgggaccttatatagacaggtgtgtgcctttccaaatcatgtccaatcaattgaatttaccacaggtggactccagtccagttgtagaaacatctcaaggatgatcaatggaaacaggatgcacctgagctcaatttcgagtgtcatagcaaagggtctgaatacttatgtaaataaggaatttccgttttttttattttgaatacatttgcaaaaatgtctaaaaacctgttgtcgctttgtcattatggggtactgtgtgtaattTGATGAGGAAATACattaatgtaatcaattttagaacaaggctgtaatgtaacaaaatgtggaaaacgtcaaggggtctgaattctttccgaatgcactgtaaataccaAATACTTCCAAGTTTACTACAGTGCAATATAAAAGTGGGAACATTTCACAATTAAGACAAGCACACAACTCAGAGTGAAGTAAATTTAATGAAAAATCAAGCAGTAATAATTTGTAGCTCAAACCGTTCAGACATTagagacgtttttgtgagaataaCCGTTTTCAGGATCCGCCCTGGTctcacaaacactgctctagctcagCCCCCGTTAATCACACAGGCTAATGTTTGGTTTTGGCGGATGCAGAATAAATAGACAAATACAatgtagctcaaacacacaatgtttaaaaggggttgGAAGCACTAAATCACAACGATGATACCGTGGGATTCAAGGCGTTTTGAACACGTGAACCCCACCTCTTTCTTCAACACAGAGTTGGCATCACAGCCAGTAAACCAGAGGGCACTGGATGGAGCCATGTCCCAATGTGCAGGAATTTACCTTAAGGATTGTCCAATTTCCTTGGGCAAGTGACCTGAGCAGTCGCGCAAGTTAAGCCTGCTCTGAGGTAGCCCCACTGCTCTGATGTAGTCACACTGCTCAGTAGTCCTAACCTAAAACTGATCTTTCTGGTTCCTCTCCTTTGGttaagtgaaagacagacaattTATGGCAGTCGGGCTAGTTGAGCCTGTTCtgacatttttttaaacataacAATCAAAATACATGATTCCTCCACTATGTGTAGGTGAAAAACTGACAGTATATGGCACTTCTGAGTGCAAATAGCTAATTAACATTTTCGGGCATGTGATCAAATCTTCGGGTAAGCAAAAAAATACTCCTGACTTCCCCGATGGCCAAGTGCCTTTCAGACTTTAATGTAAATTCCAAATGTGCATGTGTATGAAGCACGTGACCTATGGCCTGGGCTGTCTTTGGGTCGTCTAAAGGTCTGGCTTCACCATGCAGTGCTCACATGAATCTCAATAATAGTAATGAATAATAATTTATTGAGCTTATTTGGCGCTTTCATGACAAAATAGAATCTCAAAGTGCTTGAAAAGCAAAAAACGAACAAACAGAAACAACAAATGATaaaacattataataataatatgccatttagcagacgcttttatccaaagcgacttagtcacacgtgcatacatttttgtgtatgggtggtcccggggattgaacccacaaccttagcgttacaagcgccgtgctttaCCAGCTGAGCTGCAGAGGACCACATTACCCTCGCCTGTACAGCTGTCTGAGGGGTTTTAATGCTAGTTGAACCTCTCCTGTACAGCTGTCTGAGGGGTTGTAATGCTAGTTTTAACGCTGATCTAAGATCATATTTTACAAAGTCAAGTTTATCTTTTGAGTCTCACAGCCATTTGCCACTGAGAAATTGAGACAAAGAGCTCACATGTTGTTACAGTGACCAGACGTTTTGTTTGTGAGACTattttattctaaaatgtatttctgtatttagTCCTTTTATGGTAATGCTTTCTTTCAGCACTTTATCTATGTTAATATTCTCATTCCTTGATTCACACCATGTCAACGATAGAGCCTCCTAGAGGCTATTTGATCATTGTGTAAAAACGTTGGGTTGTCTCCAGGTCTGGCTTCACCATGCAGTGCACACTTTCATAATAATGAATAATGGGCACCAATATCGATATGAGCAAGGCATGTCGTAATATCGATTTATCCTCACGGTTAACCTACACTAATATGTAAAATAGCCTGGTCATGTTGCTCACAATGCACATTGGTTTTGTTATTTTTCAGTGAACGCAATCCTTGTCATAGCTCATCATCTCTGATATTACATCATGATCATAGCCCGATCaacaatgtttttaaatgtttttttaacaGTGCTGTGTGAACTTAAATATTGAAATGTGCCTTTGCAACACAAATAGCTGAGTTGATTACACAACAGAGTATAGTTTGCTGACACGCACAACTTCAGAATTCTCTGTTGGCTTAAAATACatgtctcattaacatatttCCCAGTGTGCTATCACTCAAACAACAACCAACCCTGGTCACTGATGAAGTCCTACGTAGGGTCGTAATTCGTTGAAGTTAAATAAAAAACAAACAGATTTTGTTTCCTTCCCCGTTTCGGCAGCCTGCCTGAATCTCCATCCGACACGCTGTCTTCTAACCAGTGATGTTAAAATCTTTCCAGTTTCCGCATACAACCTGATTTCCCCCCCAATCGATATGAGTGATAAAAACTACAGCGTTTTTGGCTCATATGCAGTTCATAATGTGTTAGTAAAAAAAATACAAGTAATCTGATTACTATTGTTGCACAGAGATGGTACATTTTAGGTTTTCAATGATTATTGATTTGGACAGTtcaaaactgtgttttgacattgggctatTTATCCAAAGTTTTTGATAACAGGAAGCAGCGACAGCATAATTTTTGACTTATTTTTTAGGAATATAAATGGAATTTTCAACATTAATTTCCAATTGTATTCTATTTAATCAGGGGAAAAATGCTGAATGAGTCCAAAAACATGCTGTgattgtcacgacttcggccgaggctgcctcccctccttgttcgggcaggcttcggcgttcgtcctCACAGGCTTagtaaccactgccgccccaatcatcatcacaattgtcttgtcttgtcaatcacacacacctggttcctatcccctaattagtctgtgtataagtgttccctctgcccccttgtccttgtgggtgattgttatttgtgagagcaGTGTAGCGCGGTGGAGCTACTTGTAACatattgttgccagggtagatttttcccctgtgcctattgGTTCGAAAGCAGGTCCGGGTCCAGCCTCCCATCAACTCGTCATTGAACAGGTGGAACAGGAAGCCATCATTGCTTTCAAAGCTGTGTGCAGGGCTATAAAAGCACAAAGTCCTGCAAGGGGACAGTTGAAGTCTGGTGTACAACCAAACATATACTGTAGATCTACAGAGACATCATGAGAGCCACTGCAGCCGTCCTACTGGTCCTCTGTCTCCTGGCCCTGAGTCATGGTAAGTTACCATCATCTGAAGCATGTTTGTTCAACTTGGAATTGATCAAGTTTGCTCCATAATTTCATCCTCCTTTTCCTTGGTGTATTCtactggattgtaaactgtcatggtcaaaatatattgatacaacagtagccaagatggggagaagtatgtccataataaagcgctgctctaccttcttaacagcactatcaacaaggcaggtcctacaggccctagttttgtcacacctggactactgttcagtcatgtggtcaggtgccacaaaaaaggacttaggaaaattgcaattggctcagaacagggcagcacggctggcccttggatgtacacagagggctaatattaatagcatgtcaatctctcctggctcaaaatggaggagagattgacttcatcacaacttgtgtttatgagaggtgttgacatgttgtgcaccgagctgtctgtttgaactactggcgcacagctcggtcacccatgcataccccacaagacatgccaccaggggtctcatcacagtccccaagtccggaacagactatgggaggtgcacagtactacatagagccatgactacatggaactctattccacatcaagtaactgatgcaagtagtaaaattagatttaaaaaacagataagaaAACACCTTATGGACTGTGacgcaacacaaacatagacgcagacacatgcatacacacgataacatacgcactatacacatggatttttgtactttagatatgtggtagtggtggagtaggggcctgagggcacagtgtgttgtgaaatctgttaatgtaatgttttttaaattgtatcactgccttaattttgctggaccccaggaagagtagctgctgccttggcaggaactaatgggaacccataatgaatacaaatactcATATGACTTTGTCTCCATAGCATGGGACTGTCAGGTGGTAGTAAACATCAATAATCTGATGCAGATCGATGCAGGACTGGGACAAGTGGTTGCAACGGACACAAGTCAAATCCCCTACTACCTGGTAGGTGATAAATGGATCCGCCTGCCTGGTTCCCTGAAGCATATCACTGTAGGACCAGCAGGGATCTGGGGTGTCAACAAGGAAGACTCGATCTACAAGTATGTGGCCGGTAACTGGGTGCAAGCTGCAGGTAAGTAGAGGGCATTGCTCAATATTTATCCAGAGGACACCTActttcagtggtggaaaaagtactcaattgtcatacttgagtaaaatttaaagataccttaatagaaaatgactcaagtaaaagtggaagtcacccagtaaaatactacttgagcaaaagtctaaaagtatttggttttagagatagaaatggaattgctaaaatgtacttaagtatcaaaagaatagtaaaagtataaaccatttcaaattccttatattaagcaaaccagacggcacaattttctagttttttttaaattgactgatagccaggggcacactccaacactcagacataatttacaaaggaAGCATTTGTGTtgagtgagtccgccagatcagaggcagtagggatgaccagggatgttctcttgataagcgtgtgaattggaccattttcctgacaaaatgtaacAAGGACTTTtgcgtgtcagggaaaatgtatgggggggaaaaaagtacattattttctttaggaatgtagtgaagtaaaggtAAAAGTTTTCCTAAATAGTATAGtaacccccaaaaaactactcaagtactttacaccactgcctacTTATCTTTCCTGATACCATCACGGTGTTGAAACACGATTCATTGTTTGCTTGTCCGTCGGTCTTCAGGCCTTCTGAAGCAGTTGGATGCTGGAGGTAACCAGTTTATGGTGGGGGTCAACATGGACGATACTCCATTCTGTCTGACAAGTAGTGCCACAGTTGGCTACAAGGGTCCAGGCTCACCCACTTCATGGACAAGATTGCCAGGAGCTGCGAAGTACTACAGTTGTGGACCCTTTGGGTGCTGGGCAGTCAACAAGAATGATGATATCTTCTTAATGATTGTAAGATCTGGGAAAGAGTGTGAGAGCTGTAGTAGAGTGTGGAGAGTCTGTTATTTTAAAACTGTAGTATTATAACTGTAGAAATTGTCCTAAAACCTTGTTTGTTTCCAGCTGAATCAAGACTGCCAAAACAACGATTGGAGTCACATTGATGGCAAGCTTTCCATGATTGAGGTGGCAACTGATGGTAGTGTCTTTGGGGTCAACTCTTCGGGTGACGTTTTTACCAGGTAAGGTTGCTACTGAGCTATATGTATAGTTCCACCCTTTTCTCCCTCAACATTATTAACTTAAAAATGACTTGTAATAATAATCAAATCTAAACTTGTATAATAGACTTATGAAGGAATGTGAAGACAGTGTATGGTAAAATATGTAGAAGTTCGCTCTCCTTTAAAGCTCCAGTTTGGATTTTTTTAAAAACTAAATGGCCACTTGTTTTAGTAAACAGATGAGGGATGGGacaggagaaatgtaaccactcaagtTCATAGATGGATCAATAGATGTAAGGACAGACCGATGAGAACAAAATAATTTTTCATTTAAACATGTTTTGTAAAACAATAGCATTGTTTACAACCAATTTAGTAAAATATTACATGTTTTCTTCTGATGCAGTTGTATTAAGCTCATGagtcatttataagttatattcttcaacaaTCAATGGCTATATACAATTAATAAAGTTCAACAAttgttcttttttttctttttgaaTGGATGAGCTTTAAACATGTGAACCCCACCTTCTTCAACACAGAGACGGCATCACAGCCAGTAAACCAGAGGGCACTGGATGGCGCAAAGTCCCAATGTTCTTGCGGATGAAGCATGTGACCTACGACCTGGAACATCTTTGGGTCGTCTCCAAGTCTGCCGTCACCATGGTGTGCACACCTTAGCCTCTCCTCTGCATCTGAAAACTATTCGGCATCTGACAAGTTCACTTGCTAACTCATTGATATCTTTTTCTGGAAAAAGCCTCCTGCTTGACAATTGTGGACATTAGTTCATAACAATCCTTCATTCTAAAACGTAATGCTTTAAACTATACTCTTTCACTACTTTATCTAATAGTTCACTGACTGTATTGACATGTTTTCAAACACAATTGACAAGTAACGGCATTATAAAAATGTCTTGATCAACACTTCAATAGAGCTTTGCCATGAATGCTATTTGATCGTAGGGGAAACTTGGGCGTGGTCATGTTACTCACAATCCACATGGGTTTTGCTGGGCTTCATAGGTCATCAATAGGGTTGGATGTAATCCTTGTCATTGCTTATTTTATATATTATAATGATTTAATCATTTCCAGCTAAAATAAAGCATTCGGTGTAAAACccatttgtgttttttttatttttttttatcatagTGAACAGGGGGATTTCAGCTTGCTCTGCAAAGATCAAGCTTCGCTGGGTAGATCTGTTTTGTGATtatggtttttgccctagcactacacagctgattcaaatatccaagcttgatgagttggttatttgaatcagctgtgggggggggggactccagtccagtccagttgtagaaacatctcaaggatgatcaatggaaacaggatgcacctgagctcaatttcgagtgtcatagcaaagggtctgaatacttatgtaaataaggaatttctgtttttttattttgaatacatttgcaaaaatgtctaaacctgttgtcgctttgtcattatggggtactgtgtgtaattTGATGAGGGAATACattaatgtaatcaattttagaacaaggctgtaatgtaacaaaatgtggaaaacgtcaaggggtctgaattctttccgaatgcactgtaaataccaAATACTTCCAAGTTTATTACAGTGCAATATAAAAGTGGGAACATTTCACAATTAAGACAAGCACACAACTCGGAGTGAAGTTTATTTAATGAAAAATCAAGCAGTAATAATTTGTAGCTCAAACCGTTCAGACAttagacgtttttgtgagaataaCCGTTTTCAGGATCCGCCCTGGTctcacaaacactgctctagctcagCCCCCGTTAATCACACAGGCTAATGGTTGGTTTTGGcggattacattttttaaaacataacAATCAAAATACATGATTCCTCCACTATGTgtaggtgaaaactgacagtatATGGCACTTCTGAGTGCAAATAGCTAATTAACATTTTCGGGCATGTGATCAAATCTTCAGGTAAGCAAAAAAATACTCCTGACTTCCCCGATGGCCAAGTGCCTTTCAGACTTTAATGTAAATTCCAAATGTGTATGAAGCACGTGACCTATGGCCTGGGCTGTCTTTGGGTCGTCTAAAGGTCTGGCTTCACCATGCAGTGCTCACATGAATCTCAATAATAGTAATGAATAATAATTTATTGAGCTTATTTGGCGCTTTCATGACAAAATAGAATCTCAAAGTGCTTGAAAAGCAAAAAACGAACAAACAGAAACAACAAATGATAAaacattataataatatgccatttagcagacgcttttatccaaagcgacttagtcacacgtgcatacatttttgtgtatgggtggtcccggggattgaacccacaaccttagcgttacaagcgccgtgctttaCCAGCTGAGCTGCAGAGGACCACATTACCCTCGCCTGTACAGCTGTCTGAGGGGTTTTAATGCTAGTTGAACCTCTCCTGTACAGCTGTCTGAGGGGTTGTAATGCTAGTTTTAACGCTGATCTAAGATCATATTTTACAAAGTCAAGTTTATCTTTTGAGTCTCACAGCCATTTGCCACTGAGAAATTGAGACAAAGAGCTCACATGTTGTTACAGTGACCAGACGTTTTGTTTGTGAGACTattttattctaaaatgtatttctgtatttagTCCTTTTATGGTAATGCTTTCTTTCAGCACTTTATCTATGTTAATATTCTCATTCCTTGATTCACACCATGTCAACGATAGAGCCTCCTAGAGGCTATTTGATCATTGTGTAAAAACTTTGGGTTGTCTCCAGGTCTGGCTTCACCATGCAGTGCACACTTTCATAATAATTAATAATGGGCACCAATATCGATATGAGCAAGGCATGTCGTAATATCGATTTATCCTCACGGT from Coregonus clupeaformis isolate EN_2021a unplaced genomic scaffold, ASM2061545v1 scaf0603, whole genome shotgun sequence includes these protein-coding regions:
- the LOC121555557 gene encoding fish-egg lectin; translation: MRATAAVLLVLCLLALSHAWDCQVVVNINNLMQIDAGLGQVVATDTSQIPYYLVGDKWIRLPGSLKHITVGPAGIWGVNKEDSIYKYVAGNWVQAAGLLKQLDAGGNQFMVGVNMDDTPFCLTSSATVGYKGPGSPTSWTRLPGAAKYYSCGPFGCWAVNKNDDIFLMILNQDCQNNDWSHIDGKLSMIEVATDGSVFGVNSSGDVFTRDGITASKPEGTGWRKVPMFLRMKHVTYDLEHLWVVSKSAVTMVCTP